Proteins encoded in a region of the Quercus lobata isolate SW786 chromosome 8, ValleyOak3.0 Primary Assembly, whole genome shotgun sequence genome:
- the LOC115958263 gene encoding copper transport protein ATX1-like → MGNVVELKVGLHCEDCIKKILKAIKKMQDIETYNVDTQLNKVIVTGNITNEEVIRVLQKIGKSASTWEGEEINC, encoded by the exons ATGGGCAAT GTGGTGGAATTGAAGGTGGGTTTGCACTGTGAAGATTGCATTAAGAAAATCTTAAAGGCCATCAAGAAGATGCAAG ATATTGAAACATATAATGTGGATACGCAGCtcaacaaggtcatagtgacaGGTAACATTACCAATGAAGAAGTCATCCGAGTTCTTCAGAAAATTGGCAAATCGGCAAGCACTTGGGAGGGGGAGGAGATAAATTGTTGA
- the LOC115957499 gene encoding protein EARLY RESPONSIVE TO DEHYDRATION 15-like, whose protein sequence is MEVISQRTSSSTLNPNAPLFVPLAYRTVEDFSDQWWELVQSSPWFREYWLQERFQDPQNDPFIPDIHDPVLPDDIDALFDDYYVDQHEEEERNFYKDLVSIGTLKWPKARAAAKVPRYIEKAPKIVNVKVSPRMIQQPR, encoded by the exons ATGGAAGTAATTTCTCAGAGAACATCATCTTCAACTTTGAATCCCAACGCTCCGTTGTTCGTACCATTGGCTTATCGGACGGTGGAGGACTTCTCCGATCAATGGTGGGAATTGGTCCAATCCTCACCTTGGTTCCGCGAATACTGGCTCCAAGAACGCTTCCAAGATCCCCAAAATGACCCTTTCATTCCTGATATTCACGACCCTGTCCTCCCAGACGACATCGATGCTCTCTTCGACGATTACTACGTTGATCAAC atgaggaagaagagagaaatttttACAAGGATTTGGTTTCAATAGGGACATTGAAATGGCCGAAAGCGCGAGCTGCAGCTAAAGTGCCGAGGTATATAGAAAAAGCCCCGAAGATTGTTAATGTTAAAGTGAGCCCACGGATGATTCAGCAGCCGAGGTAA
- the LOC115955239 gene encoding staphylococcal-like nuclease CAN2: protein MGNALRFLYAQCCKPTTAEDSESLGHHGVSAVTVGVSALAHDLFHFEITSQVPEGLSKHVVSSKKAQANWYRKILEAWRAAKPPPKTPEEASRLVIQTLKRHQKADVEGLLAFYGLPLPHTLVKLSAGAPTSLPAGVKYEFQTLPVDAKAVADGDTVTVYVSTTDPRESSCVPIEVQVAAVQRSQARAEKNYAEADAIHKKIIDSGYRALNFQNNEEILARKYRIRLRGIDAPESSMPYGKEAKEELTKIVQGKCLRVLVYGEDRYGRCVGDIYCNGKFVQELMLKKGFAWHYTAYDQRPELATWEKEAQAKRVGLWASSNPEKPWEWRKDKRQGR, encoded by the exons ATGGGAAACGCCTTAAGGTTCTTATATGCGCAATGTTGTAAGCCCACAACAGCTGAGGACTCCGAATCACTTGGACATCATGGTGTGTCGGCTGTCACCGTTGGTGTTTCTGCTCTAGCCCATGATCTCTTTCACTTTGAGATCACCTCccag gtccCGGAAGGACTCAGCAAGCATGTTGTCTCGTCTAAGAAGGCTCAAGCTAATTG GTACAGAAAAATATTAGAGGCATGGAGAGCAGCTAAACCTCCTCCAAAAACACCTGAAGAAGCTTCTAGGCTTGTCATTCAGACTCTGAAGAGACACCAAAAAGCAGATGTTGAG GGTTTGTTGGCCTTCTATGGTCTCCCTCTTCCTCATACCCTAGTCAAACTTAGTGCTGGGGCCCCAACATCATTGCCTGCAGGAGTAAAGTATGAATTTCAGACATTGCCA GTTGATGCAAAAGCTGTGGCTGATGGAGATACAGTGACAGTGTATGTCAGTACAACAGACCCAAGGGAGTCATCTTGTGTTCCTATAGAAGTACAAGTAGCAGCTGTCCAAAGATCACAAGCGCGTGCTGAGAAAAATTATGCAGAAGCAGATgcaattcacaaaaaaatcattgatTCTGGATATCG GGCACTCAATTTTCAGAACAATGAGGAAATTCTTGCTCGAAAGTATCGAATTCGACTAAG GGGAATAGATGCACCAGAGAGTTCAATGCCATATGGGAAAGAAGCAAAGGAGGAGCTGACAAAGATTGTGCAGGGAAAGTGTTTGAGAGTCCTTGTTTATGGGGAAGATCGTTATGGCCGCTGCGTAGGTGACATATATTGCAATGGCAAATTTGTTCAG GAATTAATGCTCAAGAAAGGGTTTGCATGGCACTACACAGCCTATGACCAACGCCCAGAACTTGCAACA TGGGAAAAAGAGGCTCAAGCTAAGCGAGTTGGCCTGTGGGCTTCATCAAATCCTGAGAAGCCATGGGAATGGAGAAAGGATAAACGCCAAGGTAGATGA
- the LOC115955238 gene encoding staphylococcal-like nuclease CAN2 isoform X2: MGNVLRFLCGQWCKPTKDEDLESQGYHGVSAVNVGVAALAHDLFHFEITSQVPEGLSKHVVSSKKAQANWYRKLLEAWRAAKPPPKTPEEAARLVIETLKRHQKADVEGLLAFYGLPLPHTLVQHTAEAPTSLPEGVEYEFQTFPVDPRAIADGDGMTVYVSTTDPRESSCVPIEVQVAAVQRSQARAEKNYTEADAIHKKIIEFGYRGIDAPENEMPYGKEAKEELTKIVQGKCLRVLVYGVDQYGRYVADIYCNGIFVQELMLKKGFAWHYVAYDQRPELARWEKEARDKRVGLWASSNPEKPWEWKKKNNKDKGQMRR; the protein is encoded by the exons ATGGGAAACGTCTTAAGGTTCTTATGTGGGCAATGGTGCAAGCCCACAAAAGATGAGGACTTGGAATCACAAGGATATCATGGTGTGTCGGCTGTCAACGTTGGTGTTGCTGCTCTAGCTCATGATCTCTTTCACTTTGAGATCACCTCCCAG GTCCCGGAAGGACTCAGCAAGCATGTTGTCTCGTCTAAGAAGGCTCAAGCTAATTG GTACAGAAAACTATTAGAGGCATGGAGAGCAGCAAAACCCCCTCCAAAAACACCTGAAGAAGCTGCTAGGCTTGTCATTGAGACTCTGAAGAGACACCAAAAGGCAGATGTTGAG GGTTTATTGGCCTTCTATGGTCTTCCTCTTCCTCATACCCTGGTCCAACATACTGCTGAGGCCCCAACATCATTACCTGAAGGAGTAGAGTATGAATTTCAGACATTTCCA GTTGATCCAAGAGCTATAGCAGATGGAGATGGGATGACAGTGTATGTCAGTACAACAGACCCAAGGGAGTCATCTTGTGTTCCTATAGAAGTACAAGTAGCAGCTGTCCAAAGATCACAAGCGCGTGCTGAGAAAAATTACACAGAAGCAGATgcaattcacaaaaaaattattgagttcGGATATCG GGGAATAGATGCACCAGAGAATGAAATGCCATATGGGAAAGAAGCAAAGGAAGAGCTGACAAAGATTGTGCAGGGAAAGTGCTTGAGAGTCCTTGTCTATGGGGTAGATCAATATGGCCGCTACGTAGCTGACATATATTGCAATGGCATATTTGTTCAG GAATTAATGCTCAAGAAAGGTTTTGCATGGCACTATGTAGCCTACGACCAACGCCCAGAACTCGCAAGA TGGGAAAAAGAGGCTCGAGACAAGAGAGTTGGCCTGTGGGCTTCATCGAATCCTGAGAAGCCATgggaatggaaaaaaaagaacaataaagACAAAGGACAAATGCGAAGGTAG
- the LOC115955238 gene encoding staphylococcal-like nuclease CAN2 isoform X1 — MGNVLRFLCGQWCKPTKDEDLESQGYHGVSAVNVGVAALAHDLFHFEITSQVPEGLSKHVVSSKKAQANWYRKLLEAWRAAKPPPKTPEEAARLVIETLKRHQKADVEGLLAFYGLPLPHTLVQHTAEAPTSLPEGVEYEFQTFPVDPRAIADGDGMTVYVSTTDPRESSCVPIEVQVAAVQRSQARAEKNYTEADAIHKKIIEFGYRILNQNNEETLARKYRIRLRGIDAPENEMPYGKEAKEELTKIVQGKCLRVLVYGVDQYGRYVADIYCNGIFVQELMLKKGFAWHYVAYDQRPELARWEKEARDKRVGLWASSNPEKPWEWKKKNNKDKGQMRR; from the exons ATGGGAAACGTCTTAAGGTTCTTATGTGGGCAATGGTGCAAGCCCACAAAAGATGAGGACTTGGAATCACAAGGATATCATGGTGTGTCGGCTGTCAACGTTGGTGTTGCTGCTCTAGCTCATGATCTCTTTCACTTTGAGATCACCTCCCAG GTCCCGGAAGGACTCAGCAAGCATGTTGTCTCGTCTAAGAAGGCTCAAGCTAATTG GTACAGAAAACTATTAGAGGCATGGAGAGCAGCAAAACCCCCTCCAAAAACACCTGAAGAAGCTGCTAGGCTTGTCATTGAGACTCTGAAGAGACACCAAAAGGCAGATGTTGAG GGTTTATTGGCCTTCTATGGTCTTCCTCTTCCTCATACCCTGGTCCAACATACTGCTGAGGCCCCAACATCATTACCTGAAGGAGTAGAGTATGAATTTCAGACATTTCCA GTTGATCCAAGAGCTATAGCAGATGGAGATGGGATGACAGTGTATGTCAGTACAACAGACCCAAGGGAGTCATCTTGTGTTCCTATAGAAGTACAAGTAGCAGCTGTCCAAAGATCACAAGCGCGTGCTGAGAAAAATTACACAGAAGCAGATgcaattcacaaaaaaattattgagttcGGATATCG GATACTCAATCAGAACAATGAGGAAACCCTTGCTCGAAAGTATCGAATTCGACTAAG GGGAATAGATGCACCAGAGAATGAAATGCCATATGGGAAAGAAGCAAAGGAAGAGCTGACAAAGATTGTGCAGGGAAAGTGCTTGAGAGTCCTTGTCTATGGGGTAGATCAATATGGCCGCTACGTAGCTGACATATATTGCAATGGCATATTTGTTCAG GAATTAATGCTCAAGAAAGGTTTTGCATGGCACTATGTAGCCTACGACCAACGCCCAGAACTCGCAAGA TGGGAAAAAGAGGCTCGAGACAAGAGAGTTGGCCTGTGGGCTTCATCGAATCCTGAGAAGCCATgggaatggaaaaaaaagaacaataaagACAAAGGACAAATGCGAAGGTAG